In Paraflavitalea devenefica, the following are encoded in one genomic region:
- a CDS encoding ATP-binding cassette domain-containing protein, producing the protein MTITFQDVLPVYFEESRRQQSEVWGKQLVFNKGEYIKIVAPSGSGKSSLTHFLYGLRKDYNGNFLYGDANLRTFSAEDFARYRKDHISIVFQDLRLFPEQTVRENLELKRQLNPYHPPEKITEMAERLGIGNKLSIKSRICSYGEQQRIAIIRSLLQPFDFLLLDEPFSHLDDNNSKRAMELMLEEAKARNAGILFADLERIDFFPWTRLYHL; encoded by the coding sequence ATGACTATCACGTTTCAGGATGTACTACCAGTTTATTTTGAGGAGAGCCGGCGTCAGCAATCTGAAGTATGGGGAAAGCAACTGGTATTTAATAAAGGAGAATATATTAAGATCGTAGCGCCATCGGGCAGCGGCAAGTCGTCGCTTACCCATTTCCTCTATGGCCTGCGCAAAGACTATAATGGCAACTTCCTGTATGGTGATGCCAACCTCCGCACCTTTTCGGCAGAAGATTTCGCCCGGTACAGGAAAGACCATATCAGCATTGTATTCCAGGACCTGCGCCTGTTCCCGGAACAGACAGTGCGGGAGAACCTGGAACTGAAACGGCAACTGAATCCTTACCATCCGCCAGAGAAGATCACCGAAATGGCAGAGCGGCTGGGCATTGGCAATAAGCTGTCTATAAAGAGCCGCATCTGCTCTTATGGTGAGCAGCAGCGTATAGCTATTATACGGTCCTTATTGCAGCCATTTGATTTCCTGCTGCTGGATGAACCTTTCAGCCATCTTGATGACAATAATTCCAAAAGAGCCATGGAACTGATGCTGGAAGAAGCAAAGGCCCGCAATGCCGGGATTCTGTTTGCCGACCTGGAACGTATTGATTTTTTCCCGTGGACAAGATTGTACCATTTATAA